Proteins encoded within one genomic window of Triticum aestivum cultivar Chinese Spring chromosome 2D, IWGSC CS RefSeq v2.1, whole genome shotgun sequence:
- the LOC123048321 gene encoding protein GOS9: protein MSTYGVKVGMFGGSNGDVYDIAELTSSAPSSLRSLEIWSTSGHEGIINAISFTFVDSKNHMNKAGPWGTPLPGQKSKTIHLTNVRITELSGYTYDGYITSLTFRTTDAQKHHGPFGKVRPKAGADTHFRIPLMNGSIVAFCAQADDYLSAIGAYLKI from the exons ATGTCGACATATGGGGTGAAGGTTGGGATGTTTGGTGGGTCAAATGGTGATGTCTACGACATCGCCGAATTGACGAGCTCTGCGCCGTCAAGCCTTAGGAGCTTGGAGATTTGGAGCACGTCGGGCCACGAAGGGATCATCAACGCCATATCCTTCACCTTCGTGGACAGCAAAAACCATATGAACAAAGCAGGTCCATGGGGCACCCCGCTTCCTGGCCAgaagagcaag ACTATCCACTTGACAAACGTGCGTATCACCGAGCTCTCCGGCTACACTTACGATGGATACATCACCTCGCTCACCTTCCGCACCACCGACGCCCAGAAGCACCATGGCCCGTTCGGAAAAGTGAGGCCGAAAGCTGGAGCCGACACCCATTTCCGCATCCCTCTCATGAACGGCTCTATCGTCGCCTTCTGCGCCCAAGCCGACGACTACCTCAGCGCCATTGGTGCTTATCTCAAGATCTGA